CGCGCCGCGGAGCGCCGGGTCCTTGATGAGCTCCGCCAGAGGCTCGTCGATCTCGCCGAGCAGCACGTTGAGCTTGGACATCGTCGGGCCGAGGTCGTCGAACGCCTCGACCATGCGCCCGAGCCGGTCCTCCTCCTCGAGCTTGGCCATGAGGGTCTCCATCGTCGCGACGGCGCGATCGAGCGTGTTCATGTAGCGGCCGAGGTCGAGGGCCGAGGCGATGTCGATGAGGTCCATCGGCTCGTCGGCCGGGACGATCGCCCCGTGCGGCAGGGGCTCGCCCTTCTCGGCCGGCGAGACGAGGTTGATGCGCTTCTCGCCGATCCCGAGCAGGCGGCGCACGCTCGCCTTGCTCCCGGCCTGGACTCTGTGCGCGTGCGCTTCGAGGACGAGCAGCTCCACGTCGACGCGGTTGTCCTCCATGATCTCGATCTCGCCGATCTCGCCCACCACGATGCCGGAGAGCAGCACCGGGGAGCCCGCCGTGAGGCCCTCGCCGCGCAGCAGCTGCGTGTGGAAGGTCACGCGCGTCGCGAACCAGCGGTTCTGGATCGCCGCCCCGGCCACGAAGAGCACCACGACCGCTACGGCGAGGACCAGGAAGATCCCGGCGAGCCGCTCGCGGTAGGACAGGTAGATCTTCACGGCGTTGGCCTCCTCGAAGAGTCGTCCGCGGGCCGCGTCTGGTACGGAATGCCGATGCCGCCCTCGCCCCGGAACCATGCCTCAAACGGGGGGTTTTGGCGAGCCAGGCAGATCACGGCGGCGCTCGTCCGCCGCTCCCGGTACTCGCGGAGCCTGGACCAGGTCACCCCGCGGCCGCGATCCATCTCCCAGTCGCCGATCCCCTCGAGCACGACGAGCGCGGGCTCGAGCACGAGGGCGCGCGCGACGCACGTCCGCCAACGCGTGGCGCCGTCGACGTCGGACGGGCGCTGCCGCGCGAGCGGGGAGAGCGCGTAGCTCTCGAGGACGCGGTCGAGGTACGCCTCCTCCTCGTCGAACGACCTCCCGCCGTGCACGGAGACCGGCAGCGCGATGTTCTCCCGGAGCGTGCGGTTCGACAGGAGGCCGCCGTACCCCTGCACGAACCCGAGCCGCGCGCGCAGGCGCTGGAGCTCGAGGTACGGGATCCTGTAGACGTCGCGGCCGAGCAGCTCCACGGTGCCGCGGGAGGGCGGCGCCAGCGTCGCCATCGCGCGCGCGAGCGGACCCGACGGATCGACCACCGGATCGTCGCTGGCCGGCACGAGCGCGGCCCACTCGCCCGGCCCGAGCCGGAAGGGCGGCACCGCCCACGCGTGCGGCCCGGCCTCGAACCACAGGCCGTCCGTGAGGCGCAGGATGGGTTCCGTCGATGCGTTCGCGCCGCCCATCACAACACCCCGCCGAGAATCGAGGAGGTCTCGGAGTACAGGATCGTCGCGGCCGACACCCCGCCGTGGAGGACGACCAGGAAGACGAGAGAGTTCAGCGACGCGCGCGACACGGCGACCGGCACCTCGGTCGGCGAGCGCCCGACCGCCATGCCGTGGTAGCAGCCGATCAGGAACAGGCCGAGCCCGCCGACGACGGTCTTGATCGCCAGCCCGAGGATGTCGATAGGCTGCACGGCCGAGAACACGGCGCGGAAGAAGACGTCCGCGGGCAGCGACACGAGGAAGCGGGAGATCCCGAACCCCCCGGCGAGCGCGGCGGTGTCGAAGAGGATGTTCAGCGCGAAGAGCGAGAGCAGCCCGCCGAACACGCGCGGGGTCACGAGCTGCCGGATCGGGGAGAGCCCCATCACCTCGATCGCCTCGATCTCGCGCTGGACGCGCATGACGCCGAGCTCGGCCGAGATCGCGGTCACCGAGCGCACGATGACGATCCCGCCCGTGAGCAGCGGCGCGACCTCCCGGAGCACGACCACGGTCACCATGCGGCCGAGGTTCTCCGCGCCGGACAGCGCGCCGATGCCGCCTGTCCCCGCGACGATGGCGAACGCGCCGACGCCGAGGGCGAGGGTGGCGACCGGTCCCGCGGCCTGGACCCCGGTGAAGTAGACCTGCGAGAAGACCTGCTTCAGGAAGTCGCGCTGTCCGAGATCGCGGTTGGTCCAGACGACCTTGATCGAGAGGTAGAGGAGCGCGACGAGGTGGAACTGGTATCGCAGCCAGCCGATGATCGCCGCGCCCGCCCTGTCCAACCAACGCAAGGAGATCCTCCGCCGCTTCCGCCGCAGGCGCACCTTCGGCGCCTCCCGGGCTTCGCCTTCGCGTATGTTTGCACGGCGCGCGGCGGGCGGCAACACCGGCGATCGCGGTGGCGGCGATTGTGACATTTCGTGTTTTATCAATGGGTTCAGCCAGTTTCGAGATTTCTAGCTTCCTATTTCCAATGAAAATGGTAGATACGCCCGGATCGCGCAACCGACGCGGCTCGCCCCTATTGCCGCCGAACGGGAGAGACACGAGGGTGTTCTTCAGCACCGACAAGCCCGCTTCCAGGATCTTGGGGCTCGGCACCTACCTGCCGGAGGACGTCCTCACCAACGACGACCTCGCGACGATGATGGACACGTCGGACGAGTGGATCTTCTCCCGCACGGGCATCCGATCGCGGCACCGCGCCCGGCCCGAGGAGACGACCGCGTCCATCGGCACCGAGGCGGCGCGTCGCGCCATCGCCAACGCGGGGCTCGAGCCCGACGACATCGACGCCGTCATCATGGGGACGATGTTCCCGGACCACACCTATCCGGGCCCCGGGATGGTCGTTCAGCACCGGCTCGGCATCCGGAACCCGGTGCCGGTTTTCGATCTGCGGGTCCAGTGCGCCGGCTTCGTCTACGCGCTCTCGATGGCGGATCTCTACATCCGCACCGGGCAGGCCCGCCACGTCCTCGCCGTGTTCGCGGAGAAGGAGTTCGATCACTTCAAGGTGGACCGCCAGATCGGCGTGATCTTCGGCGACGGCGGCGGCGCCGCGGTGATCGGCCCGGCGGACGGCGATCGCGGCTTGTACGTGACCGACATCCACGCCGACGGCGCGGGCGTGCAGGATCTGATCATGACGTCGGACAACCTCGTCGGGCTGCGCGAGGGTACCGCGGTGTGGCCCGAGGAACTCGCGAAGTGCCGGGAGTACTGGGACGAGAAGGGGATCATCCCGGGGCACACGAAGTTCCCGTTCTGGGTCGGGCAGGAGGTGTTCAAGCACGCGGTGAAGAGGCTCATCCGCGGGGCGCGCGACGCCATCGCCGGCACCCCCTGGAGCTTCGACGACGTGAGCCACTTCTTCTTCCACCAGGCGAACGCCCGCATCAACGCGAAGCTCGCGGAGCTGCTCCGGCTCCCCGCCCAGAAGGTCCCATCCAACATCGAGCGGATCGGCAACACGGGCGCGGGCTCGGTGATCATCCTCATGGACGAAGAGCGCGGTCGAGGACGTCTCGCGGACGGGGACGTGTGCCTCCTGTCCGCTTTCGGCGCCGGTTATCTTTGGGGCACGGCCGTCCTCAAATTCTAGAAACATCTAACGCTTCTGGGCTGTTCCGAGCACAAGGGTCCAGGCGGACACAACCCCGGAGGCGGGGTGTCGGATGAATTTCGAGATCCGGAAGCGGGTCGATCCGTCTTGGGGGAGGAGGAGGACGAGGCTCCCATGCAGGAAACACTTGACTTGGAACTATTGAAAAACAATATTGTTGAAAATTTTGGACAGGATCGCCCTTGCAAAGCCGCAGGGGCGTGTTCCGAACCAACCGTTTGGAGGCCGAACATGATTCGCAAGCTGACGGTCCTAGCGGGCGTCGCCGCCGTGCTGCTCTTCGCGCGGGCGGCCGAGGCGCAATACCAGGCGCGGCCGGTGATCTCGACGCTCACCCCGACCTCCGGACCCCCTGGAACCTTCGTCACGATCTCGGGTGTCAATTTCGGAAACGAGTACCGCGTCGAGTACAACGGCGTGCCGTTGACCCCGAAGAAGATCGCGCCCAACGAGATCGTGGTGCAGCTGCCCATGAACGCGGTCCAGGGGCGGTTCACGCTGCGCGGTCCGGTGCACACGGTCACGAGCGCGCAGGTGTTCTGGGTCATCCAGACCGTCGCGGCGCCGGTCATCATGTCGATCGATCCGGTCGTGGGCCCGCCGGGCACGACCGTCACGATCAACGGCAACAACTTCTCGGGCAAGGGGCACGAGAACACCGTGCTGATCAGCGGGATTCCGCTCACGGTCCGCTCCGCGACGGCGACGCGCATCCAGGCCGTGATCCCTCCCGGCGCGAACACCGGGAACATCACGGTGCAGGTCTACAACGCCGGACAGGCCACCTCTCCGCAGTCGTTCACCGTCCTCGCGCAACTGAAGATCGATCAGATGGATCCCCAGATGGGGCCCCCGGGGACGCACGTGACGCTGGTCGGCTCCGGCTTCTCGACCAAGGCGAAGGACAACACGGTCATGCTCGGTGACGCGAAGTGCAAGATCGTGTCGGTCGAGCCCGGTCGGATCGTCGTGCAGGTCCCAAAGAAGAACGTGTCGACGGGCCGGTTCAACGTCACGGTCAAGGGCCTGGGCAGCTATGAGCACCCGGCCCCG
Above is a genomic segment from Pseudomonadota bacterium containing:
- a CDS encoding MlaD family protein, with product MKIYLSYRERLAGIFLVLAVAVVVLFVAGAAIQNRWFATRVTFHTQLLRGEGLTAGSPVLLSGIVVGEIGEIEIMEDNRVDVELLVLEAHAHRVQAGSKASVRRLLGIGEKRINLVSPAEKGEPLPHGAIVPADEPMDLIDIASALDLGRYMNTLDRAVATMETLMAKLEEEDRLGRMVEAFDDLGPTMSKLNVLLGEIDEPLAELIKDPALRGAFRGADKLFNDPNTGRAVRGLGTALEPERVDRLIEKTDRLITRFDALLADDGALTGTMKGADRLMNDGRLDRMIASMERLTDADKLEKLIDDMSQLADQMAKIGPEIPTMSKELIATMRELAIVLKALQKTWLLDDEAADVRKEMKKKAREGE
- a CDS encoding ATP-binding cassette domain-containing protein produces the protein MGGANASTEPILRLTDGLWFEAGPHAWAVPPFRLGPGEWAALVPASDDPVVDPSGPLARAMATLAPPSRGTVELLGRDVYRIPYLELQRLRARLGFVQGYGGLLSNRTLRENIALPVSVHGGRSFDEEEAYLDRVLESYALSPLARQRPSDVDGATRWRTCVARALVLEPALVVLEGIGDWEMDRGRGVTWSRLREYRERRTSAAVICLARQNPPFEAWFRGEGGIGIPYQTRPADDSSRRPTP
- a CDS encoding ABC transporter permease, whose amino-acid sequence is MRWLDRAGAAIIGWLRYQFHLVALLYLSIKVVWTNRDLGQRDFLKQVFSQVYFTGVQAAGPVATLALGVGAFAIVAGTGGIGALSGAENLGRMVTVVVLREVAPLLTGGIVIVRSVTAISAELGVMRVQREIEAIEVMGLSPIRQLVTPRVFGGLLSLFALNILFDTAALAGGFGISRFLVSLPADVFFRAVFSAVQPIDILGLAIKTVVGGLGLFLIGCYHGMAVGRSPTEVPVAVSRASLNSLVFLVVLHGGVSAATILYSETSSILGGVL
- a CDS encoding beta-ketoacyl-ACP synthase 3, which gives rise to MKMVDTPGSRNRRGSPLLPPNGRDTRVFFSTDKPASRILGLGTYLPEDVLTNDDLATMMDTSDEWIFSRTGIRSRHRARPEETTASIGTEAARRAIANAGLEPDDIDAVIMGTMFPDHTYPGPGMVVQHRLGIRNPVPVFDLRVQCAGFVYALSMADLYIRTGQARHVLAVFAEKEFDHFKVDRQIGVIFGDGGGAAVIGPADGDRGLYVTDIHADGAGVQDLIMTSDNLVGLREGTAVWPEELAKCREYWDEKGIIPGHTKFPFWVGQEVFKHAVKRLIRGARDAIAGTPWSFDDVSHFFFHQANARINAKLAELLRLPAQKVPSNIERIGNTGAGSVIILMDEERGRGRLADGDVCLLSAFGAGYLWGTAVLKF